From the genome of Pseudomonas hamedanensis:
CGGGCGATGCAACTTACGGATGACTTCAAACCTGATAGCGGATCTCCGGTGTGGAACAATGCCCACGCTGCGACTTTGGAGGACTACAAACTGGGCAGCGACGAGCATGTCTTGTACTCACCGGACGCGGTTCGGGCAGGAAACAGCCAAACCGCCCGGATATATGAACAACTGGTTAAAGGAACAAAGCAATGAGCCGGATCGAGAAGATTATAAAGAACGAACCTGTGGTGGACGTTTTGACAGCCTTCGGAATCGGACTGGCGTATCCGTCGCTGGATAGAATGATTGGTCGCTATAAATTCGAGCTTATTGCCAACGGTGAACTTCTGAAAATCTACACGCAGCTTTTCGAAGACGGAGTGCTCGCTAATGGAGACGGTCCCGTTCCGATTAAAGGCCCCAACTGGAAAGCTCCAAAATTTTTAACTGAAGATAAATATTCAGAAAAAGGTAATTGACCATCAAGCCGGCAATTAAAGCAATGAATACTCAAGATCAACGAGAGCATGCAACTGCCTGAGGACTTGGCCGATGACCACTATCGAGAAAATCGTAAAGAATGAGTCAGTGGAAGATGTACTGACCGTGTTCGCACTCGGCTCCGCCATCCCGTCTTTGGACAGAATGTTTGGGCGTTATAGATACGAAGTTATTGCGAGCGGTGAGCTGCTAAAAACCTATGCGCGTCTTTTCGAACAAGGCGTGTTAGCTAATGGCAACGGGCCGATTGCCGTCAAAGGACCTAACTGGCGAGCACCAAAGTTCATGACTGACAAAACGTACTCCTAGACAGCGATATCGGCCACCACGTCCAAGCTTGGTGGTCTCCACCCCGGTCGGGCAGCGATGAAGTTGTGTTGCGATGTCGGACGCGGCTCGGGCAGGAGCCAACAGAACCGAAGATATCAACATCTGCTTAGAGGAACAAACCAATGAACCGGATCGAG
Proteins encoded in this window:
- a CDS encoding immunity protein translates to MSRIEKIIKNEPVVDVLTAFGIGLAYPSLDRMIGRYKFELIANGELLKIYTQLFEDGVLANGDGPVPIKGPNWKAPKFLTEDKYSEKGN
- a CDS encoding immunity protein, with the protein product MTTIEKIVKNESVEDVLTVFALGSAIPSLDRMFGRYRYEVIASGELLKTYARLFEQGVLANGNGPIAVKGPNWRAPKFMTDKTYS